A stretch of Ipomoea triloba cultivar NCNSP0323 chromosome 11, ASM357664v1 DNA encodes these proteins:
- the LOC115996438 gene encoding E3 ubiquitin-protein ligase RING1-like, which produces MSHAGISGGGGEGIGRGGGPQNYFCYHCERTVTISPLPNSELVCPNCNDTFLEEAETAPPTNPSNDNPFFPGADAFPFGFGGGGGGGGGGVGGEGLVFSTASSGGGIALDDLSSLFGGMAAGRSPNQFHPLLFLQNYLQTMRASGANIQLVFENSGGGGVPGNLGDYFVGPGLEQLIQQLMENDPNRYGTPPAAKSAVEGLPDIKITQEMLASDSSQCAVCKDSFELDEEAKQMPCKHIYHKDCIMPWLELHNSCPVCRYELPTDDPDYENRRNSQQQTRNNNNSFGLGIGGLGGGGNQENPQTPRTVERRFRVSLPWLFGGFGSPAETSNSGGGTGNNNGGSTGNNNGGNDNNRDDTGHGPNSGS; this is translated from the coding sequence ATGTCGCATGCCGGAATTTCTGGTGGCGGTGGAGAAGGAATCGGTCGCGGCGGCGGGCCGCAGAATTACTTCTGCTACCATTGCGAGCGGACGGTGACGATTAGCCCTTTGCCAAACTCCGAACTCGTCTGCCCTAATTGCAACGATACCTTTCTTGAAGAAGCCGAAACCGCCCCGCCTACAAACCCTAGCAACGATAATCCCTTCTTCCCCGGCGCCGATGCGTTTCCTTTTGGCTtcggcggaggaggaggaggaggaggaggaggagtagGAGGGGAGGGCCTTGTGTTCTCCACGGCCTCCTCTGGCGGTGGGATTGCGCTTGATGATCTTTCTTCTTTGTTCGGTGGTATGGCCGCCGGCCGATCCCCAAATCAATTCCATCCCCTTCTTTTCCTCCAGAACTATTTGCAGACCATGAGGGCTAGCGGTGCTAATATTCAATTGGTTTTTGAAAACAGTGGCGGTGGAGGGGTTCCGGGGAATCTTGGAGATTACTTCGTTGGTCCTGGCCTTGAACAGTTGATCCAACAGCTTATGGAGAATGATCCCAACCGCTATGGCACTCCTCCCGCTGCCAAATCTGCTGTTGAAGGGCTTCCGGATATCAAGATCACCCAGGAGATGCTAGCTTCAGACTCCTCTCAATGTGCTGTTTGCAAAGATAGTTTCGAGCTCGATGAGGAGGCGAAGCAAATGCCTTGCAAACATATATACCACAAGGATTGCATTATGCCCTGGCTTGAGTTGCATAACTCATGTCCAGTGTGTCGATATGAGTTGCCTACTGATGATCCTGATTATGAGAATAGGAGAAACTCACAGCAACAGACTAGGAACAACAATAACAGTTTCGGTTTGGGTATTGGGGGTTTGGGAGGTGGAGGAAATCAGGAGAATCCTCAGACACCTAGGACAGTGGAAAGAAGGTTTAGGGTTTCATTGCCATGGCTGTTTGGAGGCTTTGGATCCCCTGCAGAGACCAGCAACAGTGGAGGAGGCACTGGCAATAATAATGGAGGCAGCACGGGCAACAACAATGGAGGCAATGACAACAACAGAGATGATACCGGTCACGGCCCAAATTCAGGTTCCTGA